AGGCCAGCACCATGCTGGTGAGGACACCCGCGATCACCAGCCAGGCCCGACCGTCGGCCAGCGCCGGCCCGAAGACCGCGAACTTGCTGGTGAAGCCGCTGGTCAGCGGGATGCCGGCGAAGGCGAGCAGGATGAAGGTGAACACGGCGGCGTAGAACGGCGAGCGGCGTCCCAGCCCGGCCCAGCGGGACAGGTGGGTGGCCTCCCCGTCGGCGTCCCGGACGAGGGTCACCACGGCGAACGCGGCGAGCACCGAGAAGCCGTACGCCACCAGGTAGAACATCGTGCCGGAGAGCCCGTCCTTCGACGGCGCGAGCACGCCGACCAGCAGGTAGCCGGCGTTGGCGATCGACGAGTAGGCGAGCAGCCGCTTGATGTCGGTCTGGGTCACCGCGAGCACCGCGCCGACCAGCATGGTCAGCACCGCGACGGCGCCGAGCACCGGGGTGAAGTCCCAGGTGGCGCCGGCGAAGGCGACGTGAAAGACCCGCAGCAGGGCACCGAACGCGGCGACCTTGGTGCAGGCGGCCATGAAGCTGGTGACCGGGGTCGGCGCACCCTGGTAGACGTCGGGCGTCCAGACGTGGAACGGCGCGGCGGCGGCCTTGAAGAGCAGGCCGATCGCGAGCAGGGCCATGCCGGCGAAGAGCAGCACCCGGCTCGACGGCGACTCGGCGACCGCCGCGTTGATGGTGGCGAAGTCCACGTTCGCCGAGCGGCCCGGGACACCGGCGGTGAAGCCGTAGATCAGGGCCACCCCGAAGAGGAAGAACGCCGAGGCGTACGCGCCGAGCAGGAAGTACTTCATCGCCGCCTCCTGGCTCAGCAGGCGCCGGCGGCGGGCCAGCGCGCAGAGCAGGTAGAGCGGCAGCGAGAAGACCTCGAGCGCGATGAACATGGTGAGCAGGTCGTTCGCCGCGACGAAGATCAGCATGCCGCCGATGGCGAACGAGGTCAGCGGGTACACCTCGGTGGCGCCGTTGCGCCCCTCGGCCTGCCGCCGGTCGTCCGCGGACTCGGCGGTGATCGCGGCCTGGGCGACGAACGCGCCGCCCCGCTCCACGGTGCGCTCGCCGATCAGCAGCAGCGCCATCGCCGAGAGCACCAGGATCGCGCCCTGCAGGAAGAGCGTCGGCCCGTCCACGGCGATCGCCGAGCCGGCGGTGATGAGCCGGTCGTCGGCGTTGAGGACCACCATGGTCAGCGCGGCGAGCACGGCGAGCAGCGCCACCGACAGCTGCGTCACGTGCCGCGCCCGCCGCGGCACGAACGCCTCGACGAGGACGCCGGCCAGGGCCGCGCCCAGCATGATCAGGATCGGGGCGAGCGCCGCGTAGTCAATCGAGGGCAGCTTCAGCTCGGTCATTTCGCGGCCTCCTGGACGGTGCCCACCGACGGGGCGGGGTCGGTCCTGCCGATGTCGTCCATGGTCGCCTGGACGGCGGGGTTGATCACGTCGGTGACCGGCTTCGGGTAGAAGCCGAGCAGCACGATCAGCGCGATCAGGGGTGCGACCACGACCTTCTCGCGCAGGTTGAGGTCACGACGCATCCCGTCGACCTCGGTGAGCGCCGGGTTGAGCGTTCCCTGGGTGGTGCGCTGCACCATCCACAGCACGTACGCGGCGGCGAGGATGATGCCGAGCGTCGCGATGATCGCGACCGGCTTGTTCACCGTGAACGTGCCGATCAGCACCAGGAACTCGGAGATGAAGGGCGCGGTGCCGGGCAGCGCCAGCGAGGCGAGACCGGCGAAGAAGAGCACCCCGGCCAGCACCGGGACCAGCTTGCCGGCGCCGCCGAAGTCGCTGATCAGCGCCGAGCCCCGGCGGGCGATCAGCATGCCCACCACCAGGAACAGCAGGCCGGTGGCGAGACCGTGGTTGACCATGTAGAGCACGGCGCCCGTACCGGCCTGGGTGGTGAAGGCGAAGATGCCGACGCCGATGAACCCGAAGTGGGCGATCGAGGTGTAGGACACCAGCCGCTTCAGGTCGTTCTGGCCGACCGCCAGCAGCGCGGCGTAGATGATGCCGATCAGGCCGAGCGCCAGCGCCCAGGGGGCGAACCACTTGGCCGCGTCCGGGAAGAGCGGCAGGCAGTACCGCAGGATGCCGAACGTGCCGACCTTGTCGAGCACGCCCACCAGCAACGCCGCCGCACCGGCGGGGGCGGCGCCACCGGCGTCCGGCAGCCAGGTGTGGAACGGGAAGAACGGCGCCTTGATCGCGAACGCGAGGAAGAAGCCGAGGAAGAGCCAGCGCTCGGTCCCGGTGGAGATGTCCACCTGGGACAGCGCCTGCCAGTCGAACGTCTTTCCGCCGACGACCCAGAGGCCGATCACCGCGGCGAGCATGAACAGGCCGCCGACCAGCGAGTAGAGGAAGAACTTCACGGCCGCGTACTGCCGCTGGTGGCCGCCGTAGCTGCCGATGAGGAAGTACATCGGCACCAGCATGACCTCGAAGAACACGTAGAACAGGAAGACGTCGGCGGCCGCGAAGACGCCGATCATCGTGCACTCGAGGACGAGCAGCAGCGCGAAGTAGACCGGCACCGACCGCTTCGACGACTCAGCGTCGTGCCAGGACGCCAGGATCACCAGCGGCACCAGCACCGCGATCAGCATCAGCATGACCAGCGCGATGCCGTCGGCGGCGAAGGTGAAGTTGACGCCCCAGTTCGGGATCCACGGGTAGGACTCGCGGAACTGGAAGCGGTCACCGCCGACCTTGAAGGTGATCCACATGACCACCGAGAGCACCAGGACCAGCAGCGACCAGACGAACGCCACCTGCTTGGCCAGCTCCGGCCGGTGGCGTGGCAGGAGCGCCACCACCAGGGCGCCCACCAGCGGCGCCACGGTCAGCACCGAGAGGAACGGGAAGTTGGACATTATGCGGCCTTACCTCCGTCGTCACTGCGTGGCCCGCCGGCGGGGGCGGCCGGGAAGAGGTCGATCACGCCAGCCACCCCGCCTGCACGGCCAGGAACGCCGCCACCACGAGCAGCGCACCGGTCAGGATCGAGGTCGCGTACGACCGGACGAAGCCGGTCTGCAGCCGCCGGAGGCGACCCGAACCACCGCCGACGCCGGCGGCGAGGCCGTTCACCAGGCCGTCGATGCCCCGGTTGTCGAGGAAGACGAGCGCCCGGGTGAGGAAGATGCCCGGCTTCTCGAAGACCGCCTCGTTGACGGCGTCGGTGTAGAGGTTCCGCCGGGCGGCGGTGACCAGCACACCGGCAGGCTGCGGCGCGGTGGCCGTACCGTTCCGGAACAGGAACCAGGCCAGCCCGGCGCCGAGCACGGTGACCAGGATCGACAGGATCGTGATCACGGCGTGGGAGAGCACCGGGTGGTGCGCGGCCTCCTCGCCGCCCAGGCCGGCGGTGGCGGTCAGCCAGTCCGGCACCGAGGTGGAGAGCAGGTAGCCGGCCCCGATCGAGCCGATCGCCAGCAGGATCAGCGGGACGGTCATCAGCTTCGGCGACTCGTGCGGGTGCTCGATGTCCTCCGTCCAGCGGGCCGGACCGTGGAAGGTGAGCACGAACAGCCGGGTCATGTAGAACGCGGTCAGTCCGGCACCGAGCAGGGCCGCCCCGCCGAAGAGCCAGGCGGTCCAGTCCTCCCGCTCGAAGGCCGCGACGATGATCGGCTCCTTGGAGAAGTAGCCGGACAGCGGCGGGATGCCGATGATGGCGAGCCAGCCCATCATGAACGTCAGCCAGGTGATCTTCATGTGCTTGGACAGCGCGCCGAAGCGCCGGATGTCCACCTGGTCCTTCATCCCGTGCATGACCGAGCCGGCGCCGAGGAACATGTTGGCCTTGAAGAAGCCGTGCGCCAGCAGGTGGATGATGGCCAGGGCGTACGCGCCGCCGCCGAGCCCGACACCGAGGAACATGTAGCCGATCTGGCTGACCGTCGACCAGGCCAGCACCCGCTTGATGTCGTCCTTGGCCGCGCCGATGATGCAGCCGATCAGCAGCGTGAGCGCGCCGACGCTGACCACCACGAGCTGGAGCGTCGTGTTGGCCGAG
This genomic stretch from Micromonospora krabiensis harbors:
- the nuoN gene encoding NADH-quinone oxidoreductase subunit NuoN — encoded protein: MTELKLPSIDYAALAPILIMLGAALAGVLVEAFVPRRARHVTQLSVALLAVLAALTMVVLNADDRLITAGSAIAVDGPTLFLQGAILVLSAMALLLIGERTVERGGAFVAQAAITAESADDRRQAEGRNGATEVYPLTSFAIGGMLIFVAANDLLTMFIALEVFSLPLYLLCALARRRRLLSQEAAMKYFLLGAYASAFFLFGVALIYGFTAGVPGRSANVDFATINAAVAESPSSRVLLFAGMALLAIGLLFKAAAAPFHVWTPDVYQGAPTPVTSFMAACTKVAAFGALLRVFHVAFAGATWDFTPVLGAVAVLTMLVGAVLAVTQTDIKRLLAYSSIANAGYLLVGVLAPSKDGLSGTMFYLVAYGFSVLAAFAVVTLVRDADGEATHLSRWAGLGRRSPFYAAVFTFILLAFAGIPLTSGFTSKFAVFGPALADGRAWLVIAGVLTSMVLAFPYLRVVVMMWLSEPGESTPTVTVPGGLTSAALMIGVVATLVLGIAPAPLLDLATGAAEFVR
- a CDS encoding NADH-quinone oxidoreductase subunit M — its product is MSNFPFLSVLTVAPLVGALVVALLPRHRPELAKQVAFVWSLLVLVLSVVMWITFKVGGDRFQFRESYPWIPNWGVNFTFAADGIALVMLMLIAVLVPLVILASWHDAESSKRSVPVYFALLLVLECTMIGVFAAADVFLFYVFFEVMLVPMYFLIGSYGGHQRQYAAVKFFLYSLVGGLFMLAAVIGLWVVGGKTFDWQALSQVDISTGTERWLFLGFFLAFAIKAPFFPFHTWLPDAGGAAPAGAAALLVGVLDKVGTFGILRYCLPLFPDAAKWFAPWALALGLIGIIYAALLAVGQNDLKRLVSYTSIAHFGFIGVGIFAFTTQAGTGAVLYMVNHGLATGLLFLVVGMLIARRGSALISDFGGAGKLVPVLAGVLFFAGLASLALPGTAPFISEFLVLIGTFTVNKPVAIIATLGIILAAAYVLWMVQRTTQGTLNPALTEVDGMRRDLNLREKVVVAPLIALIVLLGFYPKPVTDVINPAVQATMDDIGRTDPAPSVGTVQEAAK
- the nuoL gene encoding NADH-quinone oxidoreductase subunit L; translation: MGEILTNAPAEPAGAVTYATADGLLGSVWLLVAIPLVSAAILLLLGRRADRWGHWLGVGAIGVSFVLGLASFFQLRGLENKSVELSLWDFISVGGFQVDFGLLFDPLAAVFVLLITGVGFLIHLYAVEYMAHDAGRRRFFGYFNLFVAAMLLLVLGNNYVMLYVGWEGVGLASYLLISFWYDRPSAATAGKKAFLMNRVGDAGLAIAIFIMFATLGTTQYDEVFNGVGAIGATTVLVLGLLLLLGATGKSGQFPLQAWLPDAMEGPTPVSALIHAATMVTAGVYLIARSNPIFSANTTLQLVVVSVGALTLLIGCIIGAAKDDIKRVLAWSTVSQIGYMFLGVGLGGGAYALAIIHLLAHGFFKANMFLGAGSVMHGMKDQVDIRRFGALSKHMKITWLTFMMGWLAIIGIPPLSGYFSKEPIIVAAFEREDWTAWLFGGAALLGAGLTAFYMTRLFVLTFHGPARWTEDIEHPHESPKLMTVPLILLAIGSIGAGYLLSTSVPDWLTATAGLGGEEAAHHPVLSHAVITILSILVTVLGAGLAWFLFRNGTATAPQPAGVLVTAARRNLYTDAVNEAVFEKPGIFLTRALVFLDNRGIDGLVNGLAAGVGGGSGRLRRLQTGFVRSYATSILTGALLVVAAFLAVQAGWLA